Proteins encoded in a region of the Streptomyces akebiae genome:
- a CDS encoding precorrin-8X methylmutase, protein MTTYDYEKDGPAIYRQSFATIRAEADLAALPADVSQVAVRMIHACGMVDLVRDLTYTPGVVARAREALRAGAPIFTDVRMVASGVTRKRLPADNDVLCTLSDPAVPALAAKLGTTRSAAALELWRDRLEGSVVAVGNAPTALFRLLEMIDEGAPRPAAVIGVPVGFVGAAESKDALAEHPSGLEHLVVRGRRGGSAIAAAALNAIASEEE, encoded by the coding sequence GTGACCACCTACGACTACGAGAAGGACGGCCCGGCGATCTACCGGCAGTCCTTCGCCACCATCCGCGCGGAGGCGGACCTCGCGGCCCTGCCCGCCGATGTCAGCCAGGTCGCGGTCCGGATGATCCACGCCTGCGGAATGGTGGACCTGGTACGGGACTTGACGTACACCCCCGGCGTCGTGGCCCGCGCCCGGGAGGCCCTGCGTGCCGGGGCGCCCATCTTCACCGACGTCAGGATGGTGGCCAGCGGGGTGACCCGCAAGCGGCTGCCCGCCGACAACGACGTGCTGTGCACGCTCTCCGACCCGGCCGTCCCCGCGCTGGCGGCGAAGCTGGGCACCACGCGCAGCGCCGCCGCGCTGGAGCTGTGGCGGGACCGTCTGGAGGGGTCGGTCGTGGCCGTGGGCAACGCGCCCACCGCGCTCTTCCGGCTGCTGGAGATGATCGACGAGGGCGCGCCCCGGCCCGCCGCCGTCATCGGGGTGCCGGTCGGGTTCGTCGGCGCCGCCGAGTCCAAGGACGCGCTGGCGGAGCATCCGTCGGGCCTGGAGCACCTCGTCGTACGCGGCCGTCGCGGCGGGAGCGCCATCGCCGCCGCCGCGCTCAACGCGATCGCGAGTGAGGAAGAGTGA
- a CDS encoding precorrin-2 C(20)-methyltransferase gives MSGKLYGVGLGPGDPSLMTVRAVEVISEADVIAYHSARHGRSIARSIAAKHLRADHIEERLVYPLTTETTDHPGGYKGAMEEFYAEASARLAAHLDAGRTVAVLAEGDPMFYGSYMHMHKRLVDRYDTEVIPGVTSVSAAAARLGTPLAEGEEVLTILPGTLPEEELTARLAATDVAVVMKLGRTFTKVRGALESSGRLSEARYVERATMAGERLAELADVDPESVPYFSVAVLPSQVDVERPEARERGEVVVVGTGPAGPLWLTPETRGALAAADDLVGYTTYLDRVPRRAGQVRHGSDNRVESERAEFALDLARRGRRVAVVSGGDPGVFAMATAVLEVASQEEYADVPVRVLPGVTAANAAAARVGAPLGHDYATISLSDRLKPWEVIAERLRAAASADLVLALYNPGSHSRTWQVGKARELLLEHRAPDTPVVVARDVGGSGERVRIVRLAELDPAEVDMRTILLVGSSQTRAVRRGEGEEIVWTPRRYPER, from the coding sequence GTGAGCGGCAAGCTGTACGGGGTGGGGCTCGGCCCCGGTGACCCGTCCCTGATGACCGTCCGGGCCGTCGAGGTGATCTCCGAGGCGGACGTGATCGCGTACCACAGCGCCCGGCACGGCCGTTCCATCGCCCGCTCGATCGCGGCGAAGCACCTGCGCGCCGACCACATCGAGGAGCGGCTGGTCTATCCGTTGACGACGGAGACCACCGACCATCCGGGCGGCTACAAGGGCGCGATGGAGGAGTTCTACGCGGAGGCGTCGGCCCGGCTGGCCGCGCACCTGGACGCGGGGCGCACGGTCGCGGTCCTCGCGGAGGGCGACCCGATGTTCTACGGCTCCTACATGCACATGCACAAGCGGCTGGTCGACCGCTACGACACCGAGGTCATCCCCGGTGTCACGTCCGTGTCGGCCGCCGCGGCCCGGCTCGGCACGCCGCTCGCCGAGGGCGAGGAGGTGCTGACGATCCTGCCGGGCACCCTGCCGGAGGAGGAGCTGACCGCGCGGCTCGCCGCGACGGACGTGGCCGTGGTGATGAAGCTGGGGCGGACCTTCACCAAGGTGCGCGGCGCGCTGGAGAGTTCGGGGCGGCTTAGCGAGGCCCGCTATGTGGAGCGGGCCACCATGGCCGGGGAGCGGCTCGCCGAACTGGCGGACGTGGACCCGGAGTCGGTGCCGTACTTCTCGGTGGCCGTGCTGCCCAGCCAGGTCGACGTCGAACGGCCCGAGGCCCGGGAGCGGGGCGAGGTCGTGGTGGTCGGGACCGGGCCCGCCGGTCCGCTGTGGCTGACGCCCGAGACGCGGGGCGCGCTCGCCGCCGCCGACGACCTGGTCGGGTACACCACCTACCTGGACCGGGTGCCGCGCCGCGCGGGTCAGGTGCGGCACGGCTCGGACAACCGGGTCGAGTCGGAGCGTGCCGAGTTCGCCCTCGACCTGGCCCGGCGCGGGCGGCGGGTCGCGGTCGTCTCCGGGGGTGACCCGGGGGTCTTCGCCATGGCGACGGCCGTGCTGGAGGTCGCCTCGCAGGAGGAGTACGCCGACGTGCCCGTGCGGGTGCTGCCGGGGGTGACCGCCGCCAACGCGGCCGCCGCCCGCGTCGGCGCCCCGCTCGGCCACGACTACGCCACGATCTCCCTGTCCGACCGGCTCAAGCCGTGGGAGGTCATCGCCGAGCGGTTGCGCGCGGCGGCCTCGGCGGATCTGGTGCTCGCCCTCTACAACCCCGGTTCGCACAGCCGCACCTGGCAGGTGGGCAAGGCGCGCGAGCTGCTGCTGGAGCACCGGGCGCCGGACACCCCGGTCGTGGTCGCGCGGGACGTGGGCGGCTCCGGCGAGCGGGTGCGGATCGTACGGCTGGCCGAGCTGGACCCGGCCGAGGTCGACATGCGCACGATCCTGCTGGTCGGTTCCTCGCAGACCCGGGCGGTCCGGCGCGGGGAGGGTGAGGAGATCGTCTGGACGCCTCGCCGGTATCCGGAGCGGTGA
- a CDS encoding cobalt-precorrin-6A reductase, which produces MHVLILGGTTEARRLAELLHATPGVRPTSSLAGRVARPRLPPGEVRVGGFGGAEGLAAWLREHGVDAFIDATHPFAGTMSFHAARAAAMTHVPLLALRRPGWVPVAGDDWHDVGSLTQAARLLPTLGRRVFLTTGRMGLAAFAALDDLWFLVRSVDAPEAPLPARTEVLLDRGPFTLDGERDLLSRHRVDVVVTKDSGGAATAPKLTAAREAGLPVVVVRRPPVPEDVPVVTDPEAAAHWVRERSGTTR; this is translated from the coding sequence ATGCACGTACTGATACTCGGCGGAACCACGGAGGCCCGCCGTCTGGCCGAACTGCTGCACGCCACCCCGGGCGTCCGGCCGACCAGCTCCCTCGCCGGACGGGTCGCCCGTCCCCGGCTGCCCCCGGGCGAGGTCCGCGTCGGCGGCTTCGGCGGGGCCGAGGGGCTGGCGGCCTGGCTGCGCGAGCACGGGGTGGACGCGTTCATCGACGCCACCCATCCTTTCGCCGGGACCATGAGTTTCCACGCGGCACGAGCGGCCGCCATGACCCATGTTCCCCTGCTCGCGCTGCGCCGGCCCGGCTGGGTACCGGTCGCCGGTGACGACTGGCACGACGTCGGCTCGCTGACGCAGGCCGCGCGGCTGCTGCCCACGCTCGGTCGGAGGGTGTTCCTCACCACCGGGCGCATGGGTCTGGCCGCGTTCGCCGCCCTGGACGACCTGTGGTTCCTCGTACGGTCCGTCGACGCCCCCGAGGCACCGCTCCCGGCCCGCACGGAGGTGCTGCTCGACCGGGGCCCGTTCACCCTCGACGGCGAGCGGGACCTGCTGAGCCGCCACCGCGTCGACGTCGTCGTCACGAAGGACAGCGGGGGAGCGGCGACCGCGCCGAAGCTGACCGCCGCGAGGGAGGCGGGCCTGCCCGTCGTCGTGGTGCGCAGGCCGCCCGTGCCCGAGGACGTGCCCGTGGTCACGGACCCGGAGGCGGCGGCCCACTGGGTGCGGGAGCGCTCGGGCACCACGCGCTGA
- a CDS encoding cobalt-precorrin-5B (C(1))-methyltransferase produces the protein MSGDEVRGAGGGTGDGARGGRAAQLKHTGLRHGWTTGACATAATTAAYTALLTGDFPDPVTITLPKGQTPAFALAAEELTGDSAMAGIVKDAGDDPDVTHGALVRATVRLLPAGSGVVFRAGPGVGTITRPGLPLAVGEPAVNPVPRQMMRDHVAEVAARHGGTGDVEITVSVDHGEEIARSTWNPRLGILGGLSILGTTGIVVPYSCSAWIDSIRRGVDVARAAGRTHVAGCTGSTSERTVVAEYALPEDALLDMGDFAGAVLKYVRRHPVDRLTICGGFAKLSKLAAGHLDLHSARSQVDKGFLADLARRGGADEALATEVAQANTGLAALQLCAAAGVPLGDLVATAARDEALSVLRGAPVAVDVICVDRAGTVVGRSAVR, from the coding sequence ATGAGCGGTGACGAAGTACGGGGTGCCGGTGGTGGGACCGGCGACGGGGCGCGGGGCGGTCGCGCGGCCCAACTCAAGCACACCGGTCTGCGGCACGGCTGGACGACCGGTGCCTGTGCGACGGCCGCCACGACGGCCGCGTACACCGCGCTGCTGACCGGCGACTTCCCGGACCCGGTGACCATCACGCTGCCGAAGGGCCAGACCCCGGCGTTCGCGCTCGCGGCCGAGGAGCTGACCGGCGACAGCGCGATGGCGGGGATCGTGAAGGACGCGGGCGACGACCCGGACGTCACGCACGGCGCGCTGGTCCGGGCCACGGTGCGGCTGCTGCCCGCCGGGTCCGGGGTGGTCTTCCGGGCGGGCCCCGGGGTCGGCACGATCACCCGTCCGGGCCTGCCCCTGGCCGTCGGGGAACCGGCCGTGAACCCGGTTCCCCGGCAGATGATGCGGGACCACGTCGCCGAGGTCGCGGCCCGGCACGGTGGCACCGGCGATGTCGAGATCACCGTCTCCGTGGATCACGGCGAGGAGATCGCCCGGTCCACCTGGAACCCCCGTCTCGGCATCCTCGGCGGCCTGTCCATCCTCGGCACCACCGGGATCGTCGTCCCGTACTCGTGCTCGGCGTGGATCGACTCCATCCGGCGGGGCGTGGACGTGGCGCGGGCGGCCGGGCGCACGCACGTCGCCGGGTGCACGGGGTCCACCTCGGAGAGGACGGTCGTCGCGGAGTACGCGCTGCCCGAGGACGCGCTGCTCGACATGGGCGACTTCGCGGGCGCGGTCCTCAAGTACGTGCGCCGCCACCCCGTGGACCGGCTGACCATCTGCGGCGGCTTCGCCAAGCTCTCCAAACTCGCCGCCGGCCATCTCGACCTGCACTCCGCCCGCTCCCAGGTCGACAAGGGCTTCCTCGCGGACCTCGCCCGGCGCGGCGGCGCGGACGAGGCCCTCGCCACGGAGGTGGCGCAGGCCAACACCGGGCTCGCCGCGCTCCAGTTGTGCGCGGCGGCGGGGGTGCCGCTCGGCGACCTGGTCGCCACGGCCGCCCGCGACGAGGCCCTGTCCGTCCTGCGGGGCGCGCCGGTCGCGGTCGACGTCATCTGCGTCGACCGCGCGGGCACGGTCGTGGGCCGCAGCGCTGTGCGCTGA